In a single window of the Rhizoctonia solani chromosome 16, complete sequence genome:
- a CDS encoding The BTB (BR-C, ttk and bab)/POZ (Pox virus and Zinc finger) domain produces the protein MSTSRDQSRDDINIDAKTESDRPFDILVKSTQSPAQEAIPAHSECLARGSHVFQSMLELGSLAPLNNTDSASENQLPIIEIDERYEILALLVNLLETPPLLPPATAVSYTPSSAIPSSNDPPGSVLPWPLVTTLLDAADKYDFADDILAVLHAHLRSHASSHPLPVYALASRLGLDLIASHTSSFLLHPPMHQHSIAEIKLLPSATSYHLLLILQTRRLESLKELLENELIFPHDYGACSKHGTASAKSVWEARKTMVLSHVDASSSIADMMNYDEETKQQLKSCAECCLGWDRAVEMMRLLGEAILDLGIDLIVLLFGPESTDHDGPMGNPTLISALLAEPQSSHAALHMCRA, from the exons ATGTCTACGTCACGCGACCAAAGCCGGGACGATATCAACATCGATGCCAAAACTGAGAGCGATCGACCATTTGATATCTTGGTCAAGTCAACTCAGAGTCCAGCTCAAGAAGCAATCCCTGCGCATTCTGAATGCTTAGCCCGAGGTAGTCATGTGTTCCAATCGATGCTGGAACTTGGTTCTTTGGCCCCACTCAACAACACGGATTCCGCGTCTGAAAATCAGCTGCCTATTATCGAAATAGACGAACGATATGAGATATTAGCACTGCTGGTCAATCTACTCGAAACCCCGCCTCTGCTCCCCCCTGCAACAGCCGTTAGTTACACACCTTCTTCGGCAATTCCGTCAAGTAATGACCCACCAGGAAGTGTTCTTCCCTGGCCATTAGTCACCACATTGCTAGACGCTGCCGACAAGTATGATTTCGCGGATGATATTCTGGCGGTCTTACATGCACACCTTCGAAGCCACGCTTCTTCACATCCCTTGCCAGTTTATGCACTTGCCTCTCGACTTGGATTGGATTTGATCGCATCGCATACCTCATCGTTTCTTTTACATCCCCCGATGCATCAGCATTCAATCGCAGAAATCAAACTCTTGCCATCAGCAACTTCATATCACCTATTGCTAATTCTGCAGACCCGTCGACTAGAAAGTCTAAAAGAACTCTTGGAAAATGAGTTGATATTTCCTCATGATTATGGCGCGTGCTCAAAGCATGGCACGGCTTCAGCCAAATCGGTATGGGAAGCTCGTAAAACGATGGTCCTAAGCCATGTGGATGCTAGCTCATCGATCGCAGATATGATGAATTATGATGAGGAAACCAAGCAGCAGCTCAAGAGCTGTGCCGAATGCTGCTTAGGTTGGGATAGAGCGGTTGAAATGATGAGA CTTCTAGGGGAAGCCATACTAGATCTAGGAATAGATCTCATAGTTTTGTTATTCGGTCC AGAATCTACCGATCATGATGGTCCTATGGGTAACCCTACTCTCATATCAGCACTTCTGGCTGAACCGCAGAGCTCGCATGCAGCACTGCACATGTGCCGCGCGTAG